In the Acyrthosiphon pisum isolate AL4f unplaced genomic scaffold, pea_aphid_22Mar2018_4r6ur Scaffold_12342;HRSCAF=12969, whole genome shotgun sequence genome, one interval contains:
- the LOC103311655 gene encoding SCAN domain-containing protein 3-like: VTEKNGSHLPQCVICHTVLSNDAMRPGRLERHLITNHPSLKDKPIDFFHAKINSVKRMKLDSTGHFARENEKLMEASYEIALLIAKDKKPHTIGESLVKPCLFTACKTILNEESCAKVAKISLSNDTIKRRIDEMAHDLKNQIIEKLNKSPFFSLQCDETTDISQNSQLLFY; this comes from the coding sequence TGTAACTGAGAAAAATGGAAGTCATTTACCTCAGTGCGTGATTTGTCACACAGTTTTGAGTAATGATGCAATGCGACCTGGACGATTGGAACGTCATTTAATCACTAATCATCCCAGTTTAAAAGACAAACCGATCGATTTTTTTCATGCTAAAATAAACTCGGTAAAACGAATGAAACTTGATTCAACTGGTCATTTTGCAAGGGAAAATGAAAAGCTTATGGAAGCTTCTTACGAGATTGCCTTGTTGATAGCTAAAGACAAGAAACCACACACTATTGGTGAGTCCCTTGTAAAACCTTGTTTATTTACTGCttgtaaaactatattaaatgaaGAAAGTTGTGCTAAAGTTGCAAAAATTTCTCTGTCTAACGATACAATAAAACGCAGAATCGATGAAATGGCTCACGATTTGAAGAatcaaataatagaaaaattaaataagtctCCGTTCTTTTCACTTCAGTGTGACGAAACAACGGACATTTCGCAGAATTCTCAATTactgttttatt